A section of the Falco peregrinus isolate bFalPer1 chromosome 3, bFalPer1.pri, whole genome shotgun sequence genome encodes:
- the NAPG gene encoding gamma-soluble NSF attachment protein, translating into MAAQKINEALEHIAKAEKYLKTGFLKWKPDYDSAATEYGKAAVAFKNAKQFDQAREACLREAEAHENNKALFHAAKAYEQAGMMLKEMQRLPEAVQLIEKASMMYLENGTPDTAAIALERAGKLIENVSPEKAVQLYQQAASVFENEERLRQALEMLGKASRLLVRGRRLDEAALSLQKEKSIYKEIENYPTCYKKTIAQVLVHLHRNDYVAAERCVRESYSIPGFNGSEDCAALEQLLEGYDQQDQDQVSEVCNLPLFKYMDNDYAKLGLTLVVPGGGIKKKSPNAAQDKARGPAAVGSHADEEEDEYSGGLC; encoded by the exons ATGGCGGCGCAGAAGATTAATGAGGCGCTCGAGCACATCGCCAAAGCGGAAAAATA TCTGAAAACTGGATTCTTAAAGTGGAAACCAGATTATGACAGTGCAGCTACTGAATATGGGAAGGCAG CTGTTGCTTTTAAGAATGCCAAGCAGTTTGACCAGGCAAGGGAAGCCTGTTTACGGGAAGCTGAGGCACATGAAAACAATAAAGC TCTCTTCCATGCTGCCAA agcttaCGAACAAGCTGGCATGATGCTAAAG GAGATGCAGAGACTCCCTGAAGCAGTTCAGCTGATTGAGAAAGCCAGTATGATGTACCTGGAGAACGGGACACCAGATACAGCAGCTATTGCACTGGAACGAGCTGGAAA GTTAATAGAAAATGTGAGCCCAGAGAAGGCTGTGCAGCTCTATCAGCAAGCGGCATCAGTGTTTGAA AATGAAGAGCGTTTACGGCAAGCATTAGAAATGCTAGGGAAGGCGTCAAGACTTCTAGTCAGGGGACGCAG acTAGATGAGGCTGCATTGtctcttcaaaaggaaaaaagtatttataagGAAATTGAAAATTACCCAACGTGCTACAAG aaaactATTGCTCAAGTCTTAGTTCATCTTCACAGAAATGATTATGTTGCTGCAGAAAGATGTGTGAGGGAAAGCTATAG tATACCAGGGTTTAATGGAAGTGAAGACTGTGCAGCACTAGAGCAACTTTTAGAAGGGTATGACCAGCAAGATCAGGATCAAGTTTCTGAAGTCTGTAATTTGCCACTCTTCAAATACATGGACAATGAT TATGCCAAGCTTGGTCTTACCTTGGTGGTCCCAGGAGGTGGAATCAAGAAGAAATCGCCAAATGCTGCACAAGACAAAGCAAGAGGACCAGCTGCAGTGGGCTCTCATGCtgatgaggaagaggatgaaTATTCTGGTGGACTATGCTAG